The Diadema setosum chromosome 12, eeDiaSeto1, whole genome shotgun sequence genome has a segment encoding these proteins:
- the LOC140236154 gene encoding uncharacterized protein, with amino-acid sequence MPDRSLAKDFHSLMRNIGSVSDGQATVTKWDDENLGNFQVTVAPNDGPYKDGEFVFEIEVQKSSYPVDPPRVSCKTAIYHPNIDTIDDPEGEICFNLFEDDMWTEKCGLEDIVQGLLFLLYHPNWDDALVSLVPPLASREQVDEYVQKSLRGGLVWKYWFPPNPRYARLHPEESGAKVESNENEQRGGEGEGLEQKSETADDTAEGVQRKAEDSSDGATENKFETLYFGIKMLVDFDSDEDEDDCDDDYDEDEDEEGLNGSNRVHTLLSILRRRRSRMVSPADTSDEDSSDDDDDDDGGSGDDGMDSVHQGDVSPVLCSDVFAPCNIDSDVVNDEELEELLELMDSADDDENDNADPTVDSSRKNGDGFESVISWSRVVYGDGSSTSTRRMGLESEFCLTPVIHTTSPGQLKNVEYSSPRTVHRPTVMSRFFLALRTRTFRRWLV; translated from the exons ATGCCTGACCGCAGTCTTGCCAAAGATTTCCATTCTCTGATGAGGAACATCGGCAGTGTTTCAGACGGACAGGCGACCGTCACAAAGTGGGACGATGAGAATCTCGGCAACTTCCAAGTCACTGTCGCTCCCAACGATGGACCCTACAAAGATGGAGAATTTGTTTTTGAG ATTGAGGTACAGAAGAGCAGCTACCCTGTCGACCCTCCTCGTGTGAGTTGCAAGACAGCGATCTACCATCCAAACATTGACACCATCGATGACCCTGAGGGAGAAATCTGCTTCAACCTTTTTGAGGATGACATGTGGACGGAGAAGTGTGGTCTGGAGGACATTGTTCAGGGCCTCCTTTTTCTCCTCTACCACCCCAACTGGGACGACGCCCTGGTGTCACTGGTCCCACCCCTTGCATCCAGGGAACAAGTGGATGAGTATGTCCAGAAGTCCCTGCGAGGGGGCCTAGTCTGGAAGTACTGGTTTCCCCCCAACCCTAGATATGCCAGACTTCATCCGGAGGAAAGTGGGGCTAAGGTTGAAAGCAATGAAAATGAAcagagaggaggagaaggagaaggttTGGAACAGAAAAGTGAAACAGCTGATGATACCGCAGAGGGGGTGCAACGTAAAGCTGAAGATAGTAGTGATGGTGCCACGGAGAACAAGTTTGAGACTCTTTACTTTGGGATTAAAATGCTGGTGGACTTTGATAGCGATGAGGATGAAGATGACTGCGATGACGACtatgatgaggatgaggatgaggaaggACTCAATGGCAGCAACCGAGTTCACACCCTGCTCAGCATCCTCCGTCGTCGTCGCAGTAGGATGGTCAGCCCTGCCGACACCAGTGATGAAGATAGcagcgatgatgatgacgatgatgacggcGGCAGTGGTGATGATGGTATGGATTCAGTCCACCAAGGAGATGTTTCACCGGTTCTCTGTTCAGATGTGTTTGCTCCATGTAACATTGACAGCGATGTGGTCAACGATGAGGAATTGGAAGAACTCCTTGAACTCATGGACTCTGCTGATGACGATGAAAACGACAATGCTGATCCAACCGTGGACAGCAGCCGAAAGAACGGTGATGGATTTGAGAGCGTCATTAGCTGGAGCAGGGTGGTGTATGGTGACGGAAGCAGTACAAGTACGCGCCGGATGGGCCTGGAGTCAGAATTTTGCCTTACGCCAGTTATTCACACTACTTCACCAGGGCAGCTGAAAAATGTTGAATACAGTAGCCCTAGAACAGTGCACAGACCAACTGTAATGTCACGTTTCTTCCTTGCACTACGGACTAGGACGTTCAGAAGATGGCTAGTTTGA
- the LOC140235990 gene encoding uncharacterized protein produces MAGGNSLAKEFHSLMKHIKKFSDGQATVTEWDEESLSWFRVLIEPNDGYYKDAEFEFEIDTLNDGDYPETAPKITCKTGIYHPNIDTIAQSDGDVCLNLLDELWTPESTLEDVILGLLFLLYNPNIEDPLCSIITPDIEPEEFEENVARSLAGKDIDGYPYFYPNPKYARLHPERCHIERDENEGEEEEQKKEEEKKEDAGENKDKEDEDEAKEEQMALNVTEHVSQVEREETREAEDKGISVATEESMNEQLEKCREITNYECRNEHDEEETEKTHKESELIDRTDDDVVSDEDLERIFDKCTFVEETNMRNSGGATSDCYVSWSNIIYGTDSYCTVNVGKFCEQCTTVDYRYPIIGCTVCQHRTAKDPACTGLRTRSERTPTVASRFFLALQTRSFRRWFL; encoded by the exons ATGGCGGGGGGAAATTCTCTTGCCAAGGAGTTCCATTCCTTGATGAAACACATCAAGAAATTTTCTGATGGACAGGCAACTGTAACAGAGTGGGACGAAGAATCACTCAGCTGGTTTCGTGTCCTGATTGAACCCAATGACGGTTACTACAAGGATGCAGAATTTGAATTTGAG ATTGACACTCTGAACGATGGCGACTACCCGGAAACTGCACCAAAGATCACATGCAAAACGGGTATCTACCACCCCAACATCGACACAATTGCACAGTCAGATGGCGACGTGTGTCTGAACCTCCTAGATGAACTGTGGACCCCGGAAAGCACCCTTGAGGATGTTATTCTGGGCCTTCTGTTCCTTCTGTACAATCCCAACATCGAGGATCCTCTGTGCTCCATCATCACTCCCGACATAGAGCCGGAGGAATTTGAAGAGAATGTTGCCAGGTCACTCGCGGGGAAGGACATCGATGGTTATCCCTATTTTTACCCCAATCCAAAATATGCAAGGCTTCATCCTGAGAGATGTCATATTGAAAGAGATGAAAACgaaggggaagaagaagaacagaaaaaggaagaagagaaaaaggaagatGCAGGAGAAAACAAGGACAAGGAGGATGAAGATGAAGCGAAGGAGGAACAGATGGCATTAAATGTGACAGAACATGTCTCACAAGTTGAGAGGGAGGAGACGAGAGAAGCAGAGGATAAAGGCATTTCCGTGGCAACTGAAGAGAGCATGAATGAGCAGCTGGAAAAATGCAGAGAAATAACCAATTATGAATGTAGGAATGAGCATGAcgaagaagaaacagaaaagacACATAAGGAAAGTGAACTCATAGACAGAACAGATGATGATGTGGTCAGTGATGAAGATCTCGAACGAATCTTCGATAAGTGCACATTTGTGGAGGAGACCAACATGAGGAACAGTGGCGGAGCCACCAGTGATTGCTATGTAAGCTGGAGCAACATAATTTATGGGACTGATAGCTACTGTACTGTGAATGTGGGAAAGTTTTGTGAACAATGTACTACTGTTGACTATAGGTACCCAATTATTGGCTGCACAGTCTGTCAGCACAGAACTGCCAAAGACCCTGCGTGTACTGGTCTCAGGACTAGATCAGAACGAACACCCACAGTGGCATCTCGGTTCTTCCTGGCACTGCAAACTCGAAGCTTCCGCAGATGGTTTCTTTGA